The Pseudomonadota bacterium genome includes the window GTCGATGATGCTTGTGTCGATCAATTTTGGCACCTAGCATCCCTATGGCCGCCGAAGCGGACAAGGGGGCGGGATGCACAACCAAAAGGAGGCACATATCCCTCCCCGCGCGACCGGATGAAGGCTTCCATCGGCATATTCTCCTCCCTTCGGACTGTAGCAGAACGGAGTCACAATGGAAAGATGGGCATCTTCTCGTCCCCCATCACCTACTTGGGTCGGACCACCTTCCGCAACCGAGGGGTCCCTTTCGGCATCAAGGAGTCTGACCGCCTCTCCCACATGTACGTCATCGGTCGGACCGGGACGGGGAAATCGACACTTCTTGAGGCGCTGATGCGGCAGGATATTGGGCAGGGGAAAGGCATGGCGCTCCTTGATCCGCATGGAGATCTTGCAGAGAAGATCGTGGGGGCTCTCCCTGACCGTCGAAAAGAAGACCTCGTGTACTTCAACGCTGCCGATCCCGCTCAGCCGTACGGGTACAATCCCCTGAAGCGCGTGGTGAAGGACAAGAGACCCCTTGCAGCCTCAGGACTTCTCGAAGTCATGAAGAAGATGTGGGACGATGCCTGGGGGCCGAGGATGGAGCATATTCTCCGCAATGCTCTCCTTGTCCTTCTGGATCAGGAGCACGTCACCTTGCCCGATATCTTGCGGCTCTTCCACGACGATGTCTTCCGGAAACGGGTAGGCGCCGAATGTACCAACCTACAGGTGAAGGCGTTTTGGCTTACGGAATATCCGAAGTACTCGTACCGGCTTCGCGCTGATGGCATTATGCCGATTCAGAATAAAGTGGGGGCGTTCTTGGCCAACCCGATCCTGTACCGCATCCTTGCGGAGCCGGAGAAGACCCTGAACTTTCGACGGATCATGGATGAGGGGAGGATCCTGGTTATCAACCTCGCCAAGGGGAAGATTGGCGAGGATTCCACGGCTCTCCTCGGCGGACTTTTGGTCACCACCTTAAGCCTCGCTGCGTTCAGCAGGGCGGAGGTGGCAG containing:
- a CDS encoding type IV secretion system DNA-binding domain-containing protein → MKASIGIFSSLRTVAERSHNGKMGIFSSPITYLGRTTFRNRGVPFGIKESDRLSHMYVIGRTGTGKSTLLEALMRQDIGQGKGMALLDPHGDLAEKIVGALPDRRKEDLVYFNAADPAQPYGYNPLKRVVKDKRPLAASGLLEVMKKMWDDAWGPRMEHILRNALLVLLDQEHVTLPDILRLFHDDVFRKRVGAECTNLQVKAFWLTEYPKYSYRLRADGIMPIQNKVGAFLANPILYRILAEPEKTLNFRRIMDEGRILVINLAKGKIGEDSTALLGGLLVTTLSLAAFSRAEVAETKRHNFFLYMDEFQYFTTLSMANMTAELRKYHVGLILANQFLDQLEPEVRDAILGNVGTLVSFRVGPKDASLIAKEFDPTFEPTDLLNLPNYHIYLKLMIDGAPSKAFSGVTLQPAEGIKGE